From a single Oncorhynchus clarkii lewisi isolate Uvic-CL-2024 unplaced genomic scaffold, UVic_Ocla_1.0 unplaced_contig_13894_pilon_pilon, whole genome shotgun sequence genomic region:
- the LOC139400791 gene encoding ewing's tumor-associated antigen 1-like (The sequence of the model RefSeq protein was modified relative to this genomic sequence to represent the inferred CDS: added 15 bases not found in genome assembly), with the protein MPNPRKHDHNTGSNDLSEIWSHGSTFSQKRLRTNKSGKSQKLTPQSSPSVRKSPHTRSKDLETPKRRARGRYTGLNNTADSPGDGDILQDIIWDPASPTPARSGEGPGNTRVVEISDIVNRIAPKDAQHVSVDSPLLQWIGDSAVPCTPEVRPPKARKKSTRKSSVEDLMQLARQFDINMHQQDREKRSAEHTNNTINNNRYGEEPKGPTTMSSSAQLVEAELNALFDGPTQRVTGRLSQGSTASTCSQEVKVQFGVSRLTADDLVKESEVKPGGGSTSGSSARTGKEEVGQWNAMTTVAKDEDFDWEDDDLLSDPIVLEMTQNHEGLKTLSPKPSSSLTLSTDRDHTQLLTDTEKTLPPSSTTSNPISLPSHSVWKGTSTHLQPSNRGGLTVPCPKPKPTSRSTFLLEPNLCFQVNMAPTTKEALKPFLTVGEAQPERPRPGVSAAVGSRGPSRDSAEGKADGVSTATTPTSRGTTAPDSAFKDLSEEDLQSLFDSELLWNDDEGDDDELLYQVCDDMERISNSQHLSKEASVTTDATEVRFQESKPKAPPSAPLAATREGTVTMDTAVGGPSSKQSTTCTSGRSNSAPGDGSSTPVHFQRWNIPAKAGNVWVGHHTVTSQNHLGSREGLGKFTQLKGAPGCGTFGLGSLGVRTFQAENSKSVMPRTVSARTLPNSNSHHASSFKRHLSDSAAIGNKVFVNSQTGRCTEEEIERKKQEAIARRRTRETSLKAGGLPL; encoded by the exons ATGCCAAATCCAAGAAAGCACGACCATAACACTGGCTCAAATGACTTAAGTGAAATCTGGAGTCATGGTTCCACATTTTCACAAAAAAGGCTGAGAACAAACAAATCGGGTAAAAGTCAGAAACTGACACCCCAATCTTCACCTTCTGTCAGGAAGTCACCACATACTCGTTCTAAAG ATCTGGAGACCCCCAAACGACGAGCGAGGGGCAGATACACGGGCTTAAACAACACTGCTGATTCCCCCGGGGATGGAGATATTTTACAAGACATCATATGGGACCCGGCATCACCTACTCCTGCTAGAAGTG GCGAAGGGCCCGGCAACACCAGAGTTGTAGAGATATCAGACATTGTCAATCGGATCGCCCCTAAG GATGCCCAGCATGTCTCTGTGGATAGTCCTCTGCTCCAGTGGATTGGGGACAGTGCTGTCCCATGTACCCCAGAGGTACGCCCGCCCAAAGCAAGGAAGAAATCCACTCG gaAAAGCTCAGTGGAGGACTTGATGCAGCTGGCCAGGCAGTTTGACATCAACATGCACCAGCAGGACCGAGAGAAGAGGAGCGCTGAACACACAAACAATACCATAAACAACAACCGCTACGGGGAGGAACCCAAGGGCCCGACGACAATGTCGTCATCAGCCCAGCTGGTAGAGGCGGAGCTTAACGCTCTGTTCGACGGGCCGACGCAGCGAGTCACCGGACGGCTCAGCCAAGGGTCGACCGCCTCCACCTGTTCTCAGGAGGTTAAGGTTCAATTTGGGGTCAGCCGTCTCACTGCCGATGACCTCGTCAAAGAGTCGGAGGTCAAGCCTGGCGGGGGAAGCACGTCTGGTTCATCGGCTCGTACTGGTAAAGAGGAAGTGGGACAGTGGAACGCCATGACGACTGTGGCGAAAGACGAGGACTTTGACTGGGAGGATGATGACCTTCTCAGTGACCCTATCGTGTtggagatgacccagaatcacgaGGGGCTGAAAACGCTGTCCCCCAAACCCAGCAGCTCACTGACTCTGAGCACTGACAGAGACCACACACAGCTGCTGACAGATACAGAGAAGACCCTACCAccctcctctactacctctaaTCCTATCAGCCtgccctctcactctgtctggaAGGGGACAAGCACACACCTTCAACCCTCAAACAGAGGTGGCCTCACTGTGCCATGTCCTAAACCCAAGCCCACCAGCAGAAGCACTTTCCTGCTGGAGCCCAACCTTTGTTTCCAGGTGAATATGGCTCCGACAACCAAAGAAGCACTCAAACCGTTCCTCACTGTTGGAGAGGCCCAGCCTGAGAGACCCAGGCCCGGCGTGTCTGCGGCTGTGGGGAGTAGGGGCCCCAGTAGAGACTCTGCAGAAGGGAAGGCTGATGGGGTGAGCACAGCCACAACTCCAACCTCACGTGGAACCACAGCCCCAGACTCCGCTTTCAAAGACCTCTCAGAGGAGGACCTCCAGTCCCTGTTTGACTCTGAGTTGCTTTGGAACGACGACGAAGGTGACGATGACGAACTGCTGTATCAGGTGTGTGACGACATGGAGAGGATCTCCAACAGTCAGCACCTGTCCAAGGAGGCCTCCGTAACCACGGATGCCACTGAGGTCCGCTTCCAAGAGAGCAAACCGAAAGCTCCTCCATCCGCCCCTCTGGCTGCAACGAGAGAGGGGACTGTGACTATGGATACGGCTGTAGGTGGTCCTAGCAGTAAACAGTCAACCACCTGCACGTCTGGCCGCTCCAACTCAGCACCAGGAGATGGGAGCAGCACCCCTGTGCACTTTCAGAGATGGAACATTCCAGCGAAAGCAGGAAATGTTTGGGTCGGACATCATACAGTCACGTCCCAGAACCATCTAGGCAGCAGGGAGGGTCTGGGCAAGTTTACCCAGCTGAAGGGTGCTCCAGGCTGTGGAACATTTGGCCTAGGATCCCTTGGAGTTAGAACCTTCCAAGCGGAGAACTCAAAGTCGGTCATGCCACGGACAGTGTCGGCGAGAACCCTCCCAAACTCAAATTCCCATCATGCGTCATCGTTCAAGAGACATCTGTCGGACTCGGCCGCCATCGGCAACAAAG TGTTTGTCAACAGTCAGACGGGGAGATGCACGGAAGAGGAGATTGAGAGGAAGAAGCAGGAGGCCATAGCCAGAAGAAGGACCAGAGAAACTTCCCTAAAAGCAGGG